In Rhizobium sp. ARZ01, a genomic segment contains:
- the tldD gene encoding metalloprotease TldD — protein sequence MNTDLLSLFDADEAAVRKVLSQTLANADDGELYLEHAQAESLTFDNGRLKGGSFNTDQGFGLRAVAGEAVGYAHSGEMSLSALKRAADAAAAVTRGYAGTYAAAPQGTNRRLYGPENPIGSPTFEEKVALLQDIDAYLRSKEPKVRQVTASIAASWQVVNILRADGHKVTDIRPMTRINISVVVGEGDRQESGSFGMGGRRGFGEFLTTESWQHGADEALRQALVNLEAIEAPAGTMDVVLSSGWPGVMLHEAVGHGLEGDFNRKKTSAFSGLLGEQVAAKGVTVVDDGTIEARRGSLTIDDEGTPSGYNLLIEDGKLVGYMQDRQNARLMGMKATGNGRRQSYAHSPMPRMTNTYMLSGDKTPDEIIASVKNGIYAVSFGGGQVDITSGKFVFGCTEAYLIEDGKIGAPVKGAMIIGNGPEAMRRVTMIGNDSKLDTGIGMCGKAGQSVPVGVGQPHLRMDQITVGGTKA from the coding sequence ATGAACACCGATCTCCTCTCCCTATTTGACGCCGACGAAGCGGCCGTGCGCAAGGTCCTCAGCCAGACGCTTGCAAACGCGGACGATGGCGAACTCTATCTCGAGCACGCCCAGGCGGAGTCGCTGACCTTCGACAACGGGCGCCTAAAGGGCGGCAGCTTCAACACGGACCAGGGGTTTGGGCTGCGCGCGGTTGCGGGCGAAGCCGTCGGCTACGCGCATTCGGGGGAAATGTCGCTCTCGGCGCTGAAGCGGGCAGCGGATGCCGCAGCAGCGGTTACGCGCGGATATGCCGGCACTTACGCGGCGGCCCCGCAGGGCACGAACCGCCGCCTCTATGGGCCGGAAAACCCAATCGGCAGCCCGACTTTCGAAGAGAAGGTGGCGCTGCTGCAGGATATCGACGCCTACCTGCGCAGCAAGGAACCGAAGGTCCGCCAGGTCACTGCGTCGATCGCGGCAAGCTGGCAGGTGGTCAACATCCTGCGGGCCGATGGCCACAAGGTCACCGACATTCGCCCCATGACGCGCATCAATATCTCCGTCGTCGTCGGCGAAGGCGACCGGCAGGAGAGCGGTTCATTCGGAATGGGCGGACGCCGCGGCTTCGGCGAATTCCTGACCACGGAAAGCTGGCAGCACGGCGCAGACGAAGCGTTGCGACAGGCGCTGGTGAACCTGGAGGCGATCGAGGCGCCGGCAGGCACAATGGACGTCGTGCTTTCGTCAGGCTGGCCCGGCGTCATGCTGCATGAGGCCGTCGGCCACGGCCTCGAGGGCGACTTCAACCGCAAGAAAACCTCGGCCTTTTCCGGGCTGCTCGGCGAGCAGGTGGCAGCAAAGGGTGTCACGGTCGTTGACGACGGGACGATCGAGGCGCGCCGCGGCTCGCTGACCATCGACGATGAGGGCACCCCCTCCGGCTACAACCTGCTGATCGAGGACGGCAAGCTGGTCGGCTACATGCAGGACCGGCAGAATGCGCGCCTGATGGGCATGAAGGCGACCGGCAACGGCCGGCGCCAGTCCTATGCCCACAGCCCGATGCCACGCATGACCAACACCTACATGCTTTCCGGCGACAAGACCCCGGACGAGATCATCGCCTCGGTGAAGAACGGCATCTACGCAGTCTCCTTCGGCGGCGGTCAGGTTGACATCACCTCCGGCAAGTTCGTCTTCGGCTGCACCGAGGCCTATCTGATCGAAGACGGAAAGATCGGCGCGCCGGTGAAAGGCGCGATGATCATCGGCAATGGCCCGGAGGCGATGCGCCGGGTGACGATGATCGGCAACGACTCCAAATTGGATACCGGCATCGGCATGTGCGGCAAGGCTGGGCAGAGCGTTCCGGTCGGTGTCGGCCAGCCGCATCTGCGGATGGACCAGATCACCGTCGGCGGCACGAAGGCCTGA
- a CDS encoding RT0821/Lpp0805 family surface protein — translation MILWTRRSRIALLALCLAPLSGCMSGLDFASEMSVDKAVKTSAVPGARLDNTSDAVTVRNAVSSADLDRNAGNPIPWANTVSGSAGVVSSVSELNDEAGRTCRDFTTTLHSYSGVANYDGRTCVGGDGIWALTRFDRQQ, via the coding sequence ATGATATTGTGGACGAGACGGTCACGAATCGCCCTGCTCGCGCTCTGCCTTGCGCCTCTTTCGGGCTGCATGAGCGGGCTTGATTTTGCCTCGGAGATGTCCGTCGACAAGGCCGTCAAGACAAGCGCGGTACCCGGTGCGCGTCTCGACAACACCTCCGACGCAGTAACCGTACGCAACGCAGTCTCCTCTGCGGACCTTGACCGCAACGCCGGCAACCCGATCCCCTGGGCGAACACCGTCTCGGGCAGCGCAGGCGTCGTCAGCAGCGTCTCGGAACTCAACGACGAGGCGGGGCGCACATGCCGGGACTTCACCACGACGCTTCATTCCTACTCCGGTGTTGCCAACTATGACGGGCGAACCTGTGTCGGGGGCGATGGCATTTGGGCGCTGACGCGCTTCGACCGGCAGCAATAG
- the fabI gene encoding enoyl-ACP reductase FabI gives MVQASGLMSGKRGVIMGVANNRSIAWGIAKAVRAQGAEVALTYQGDALKKRVEPLAAELGGILAGHCDVADEASIDAVFENIEKTWGKIDFLVHAIGFSDKDELTGRYIDTTPQNFASTMQISVYSFTSVARRAEKLMTDGGSMLTLTYYGAEKVMPNYNVMGVAKAALEASVKYLAVDLGPKNIRVNAISAGPIKTLAASGIGDFRYILKWNEYNAPLRRTVTIEEVGDVGLYMLSDLSRSVTGEVHHADSGYHVVGMKAVDAPDISVVKD, from the coding sequence ATGGTTCAGGCATCCGGTCTGATGAGCGGCAAGCGCGGCGTCATCATGGGCGTGGCGAACAACCGGTCGATCGCGTGGGGTATCGCCAAGGCCGTTCGTGCGCAGGGCGCAGAAGTCGCCCTCACCTATCAGGGCGATGCCCTCAAGAAGCGCGTCGAACCGCTTGCGGCGGAACTCGGCGGCATACTCGCCGGCCATTGCGACGTGGCCGACGAGGCTTCGATCGACGCGGTCTTTGAAAACATCGAGAAGACGTGGGGCAAGATCGACTTCCTCGTGCATGCGATCGGCTTCTCCGACAAGGACGAACTGACGGGCCGCTATATCGATACGACCCCGCAGAACTTCGCCAGCACGATGCAGATCTCCGTCTATTCGTTCACCTCGGTCGCGCGCCGCGCCGAAAAACTGATGACGGACGGTGGCTCGATGCTGACGCTCACCTATTACGGCGCCGAAAAGGTCATGCCGAACTACAACGTCATGGGCGTCGCGAAGGCGGCGCTCGAGGCGAGCGTGAAATATCTCGCCGTTGACCTCGGCCCGAAGAATATCCGGGTCAATGCGATCTCGGCCGGACCGATCAAGACGCTCGCCGCATCCGGCATTGGCGATTTCCGCTACATCCTGAAGTGGAACGAGTACAATGCACCGCTGCGCCGGACGGTGACCATCGAGGAAGTGGGCGACGTCGGGCTCTACATGCTCTCGGATCTCTCTCGCTCGGTCACCGGCGAAGTGCATCATGCCGACAGCGGCTATCACGTCGTCGGCATGAAGGCCGTGGACGCCCCCGATATCTCGGTCGTCAAGGACTGA
- a CDS encoding DUF1344 domain-containing protein, which yields MRFMIAALLVAAGFLAPLNVYAESADVEAVITNVDTSGLSLSLDDGKKYQAPEEFNFEGLTPGVKVLVFYTEVDGKRIIDDLEIIQ from the coding sequence ATGCGTTTCATGATTGCCGCGCTGCTGGTCGCGGCAGGCTTTCTGGCGCCGCTGAACGTGTATGCGGAAAGCGCCGATGTTGAAGCTGTCATCACCAATGTCGATACGTCTGGACTGAGCCTCTCCCTCGACGATGGAAAGAAGTATCAGGCGCCCGAGGAGTTCAACTTCGAGGGACTTACGCCCGGTGTGAAGGTGCTGGTTTTCTACACGGAGGTCGACGGCAAGCGCATCATCGACGACCTGGAAATAATCCAGTAA
- a CDS encoding histidine phosphatase family protein: protein MLVYMIRHGQTDWNAEGRLQGQKDIPLNAIGRRQASDNGHALKAILGNTANDFDFVASPLGRTRETMELVRAAMGIDPLAYRTDDRLVEVSFGDWEGFTISELKQTVRQRVKERSRSKWDFIPPGEAAESYEILSWRVGSWAKDIDRPTVCVSHGGVFRAFFKFSGMPVTEAANAPVHQDRILRIDDEGATWL, encoded by the coding sequence GTGCTTGTCTATATGATCCGTCACGGGCAGACCGACTGGAATGCCGAGGGACGCCTGCAAGGCCAGAAGGACATTCCGTTAAACGCCATCGGACGCCGCCAGGCGTCCGACAACGGGCACGCCCTGAAGGCCATTCTCGGCAACACCGCCAATGACTTCGACTTTGTCGCAAGTCCGCTCGGACGAACGCGCGAAACGATGGAACTCGTGCGTGCAGCCATGGGCATCGATCCCCTCGCCTATCGCACCGATGATCGCCTGGTCGAAGTCTCCTTCGGCGACTGGGAAGGGTTCACCATCTCTGAGCTGAAGCAGACCGTGCGGCAGCGGGTGAAGGAGCGTTCGCGTTCGAAGTGGGACTTCATCCCCCCCGGCGAAGCCGCCGAGAGCTACGAAATTCTTTCCTGGCGCGTCGGCTCGTGGGCCAAAGACATAGACAGACCTACCGTCTGCGTCAGCCATGGTGGCGTCTTCCGCGCATTTTTCAAGTTCAGTGGCATGCCCGTGACCGAGGCGGCAAACGCCCCTGTCCATCAGGATCGAATCCTGCGGATCGATGACGAAGGAGCGACCTGGCTATAG
- the pdxH gene encoding pyridoxamine 5'-phosphate oxidase, whose translation MSDTELTTGDFTEESEPFSLFGKWLKDAEKSEPNDPNAVALATVDASGLPNVRMVLLKGFDERGFVFYTNFESQKGQEVLGAGKAAMCFHWKSLRRQVRVRGPVEVVSDAEADEYYASRPRGSRIGAWASKQSRPLEGRFALEKAVAEYTARYAIGEIPRPPYWSGFRIKPVSIEFWHDRPFRLHDRMEFRRAAGGEGWEKVRMYP comes from the coding sequence ATGAGCGACACAGAGTTAACAACCGGTGACTTTACCGAGGAAAGCGAACCGTTTTCCCTGTTCGGAAAATGGCTGAAGGACGCGGAAAAGAGCGAGCCGAACGATCCGAACGCCGTGGCGCTCGCCACTGTCGATGCTTCCGGCCTGCCAAATGTGCGCATGGTTCTCCTGAAGGGATTCGATGAACGCGGTTTTGTCTTCTACACGAATTTTGAGAGCCAGAAAGGGCAGGAGGTCCTCGGAGCGGGGAAGGCGGCCATGTGTTTCCACTGGAAATCGCTCCGGCGCCAGGTTCGTGTGCGTGGACCCGTCGAAGTCGTTTCCGATGCGGAGGCTGATGAATACTACGCATCCCGTCCGCGCGGCAGCCGCATAGGCGCCTGGGCCTCGAAGCAGTCCCGCCCGCTCGAGGGCCGCTTCGCGCTGGAGAAGGCCGTCGCCGAGTATACGGCGCGCTACGCGATCGGGGAAATTCCGCGCCCGCCCTATTGGTCGGGATTCCGCATCAAACCCGTCTCGATCGAGTTCTGGCACGATCGCCCCTTCCGCCTCCACGACCGGATGGAATTTCGCCGCGCAGCAGGCGGTGAGGGGTGGGAAAAGGTACGGATGTACCCCTGA
- a CDS encoding polysaccharide deacetylase family protein yields MSTLQNVMRQSLKRAAIAGGLELSNLAGRAGLLASARGRGAIFTLHHVRPKVEHPFDPNAHLEVTPEFLDETIRFLAAEGYQFVALHQLAARMAIARPKERFAAFTLDDGYRNNALHAQPVFTEHRVPFTVFVTGGFACRTHSIWWETLTELLRALPHLEFDFGSGPVTLPLATNRHKEAAFARFTAFIHSGDETTAIRTLDAVAKANDVDPLLITERLIMREPELKSLVLNPLATLGAHTISHRALARLDEHEAREEMQASAERLECITGIRPVAFAYPYGFSPTVSQREHRLAAELGFTVAVTTDPGTLDARSFDTPMALPRISLNGLYQKRKYVSALASGIPFRLLRR; encoded by the coding sequence ATGTCGACATTGCAAAATGTTATGCGCCAGAGCCTCAAGCGCGCCGCCATTGCGGGCGGCCTGGAACTATCGAACCTGGCCGGCAGAGCAGGACTGTTGGCGTCCGCGCGTGGTCGTGGCGCGATCTTCACGCTGCACCATGTGCGGCCGAAGGTCGAGCATCCCTTCGACCCCAACGCTCATCTGGAAGTCACACCGGAGTTTCTTGACGAAACGATCCGCTTTCTCGCAGCCGAGGGCTACCAGTTCGTTGCCCTGCACCAGCTTGCCGCGCGGATGGCGATTGCTCGCCCCAAAGAGCGGTTTGCAGCCTTCACGCTCGATGATGGCTATCGAAACAATGCCCTCCACGCGCAGCCGGTCTTCACGGAGCATCGCGTTCCGTTCACGGTTTTTGTCACCGGGGGCTTCGCCTGCCGTACGCACAGCATCTGGTGGGAAACCCTGACCGAACTCCTGCGTGCCCTGCCGCACCTCGAGTTCGATTTCGGCTCCGGGCCGGTGACGCTGCCCTTGGCAACCAACCGGCACAAAGAGGCTGCCTTCGCCCGATTCACTGCGTTCATTCACTCCGGGGATGAGACGACCGCAATCAGGACCCTCGACGCCGTGGCCAAGGCCAACGACGTCGACCCGCTGCTGATCACCGAGCGACTGATCATGCGCGAGCCGGAACTGAAGAGCCTGGTGCTGAACCCGCTTGCCACCCTCGGCGCTCATACCATCAGTCATCGCGCCCTGGCGCGGCTCGACGAACACGAGGCAAGGGAAGAAATGCAGGCATCTGCCGAACGGCTGGAATGCATCACCGGCATCCGCCCCGTTGCCTTCGCATACCCATACGGCTTCAGCCCCACCGTTTCCCAACGCGAACACAGGCTTGCCGCCGAGTTGGGCTTCACGGTTGCGGTCACGACCGATCCCGGAACACTCGACGCACGAAGCTTCGACACGCCCATGGCCTTGCCGCGGATCTCGCTGAACGGGCTCTACCAAAAACGCAAGTATGTTTCGGCGCTGGCGTCCGGCATACCGTTCAGACTCCTGCGCCGCTGA
- a CDS encoding DnaJ domain-containing protein: MLKRDPYAVLGVQRDAGQDEIKAAWRTLAKSVHPDQNQDDPFAAIRFTEAGRAYELLRDPDKRSRYDRAHREAEIRREMELRRMERMRRQQSARKAQSEKSEKAQGAAESAEDMVSRIFGVDARQQQPAGDAPPPPQPSASAERQAVPGPQDSGAENAAVVPATRRAAAATDIISAIVRRIRGSRPVVEKAPDLVCDITVTIEDLLKQSRLTLDINGELLKVPLAAGTTEGTVIRLKEQGHRINDLKRGDAMITVRVAPGAFRVDGFDLRTTLPVSIENAVLGCETTIPGPHGDDLPVTVPAWSSSDHVIHIDDHGLAGSDGKRGKLIVEIRLLLWERPDDKMIDLMRSLREGLYL, encoded by the coding sequence ATGTTAAAGCGTGATCCGTACGCGGTGTTGGGTGTCCAGCGCGACGCTGGCCAGGACGAGATTAAGGCGGCCTGGCGCACCCTCGCCAAGTCCGTCCACCCCGACCAAAACCAGGACGATCCATTCGCCGCAATCCGCTTCACCGAGGCCGGTCGCGCCTACGAACTTCTGCGCGACCCGGACAAGCGCAGCAGATACGACCGCGCACACCGTGAAGCCGAGATCCGGCGCGAGATGGAACTGCGCCGCATGGAACGGATGCGCCGCCAGCAGAGCGCACGCAAGGCACAGTCTGAGAAGTCCGAGAAGGCGCAGGGCGCGGCCGAGAGCGCTGAAGACATGGTGTCCCGCATCTTCGGCGTCGATGCGCGCCAACAGCAGCCGGCGGGCGATGCTCCCCCGCCCCCCCAGCCCTCCGCAAGCGCCGAACGGCAAGCGGTGCCGGGGCCGCAGGATTCCGGCGCCGAAAATGCCGCGGTAGTTCCCGCAACACGGCGCGCTGCGGCCGCCACCGATATCATCTCCGCCATCGTGCGCCGCATCCGGGGCTCAAGGCCGGTGGTCGAAAAGGCTCCGGACCTTGTCTGCGACATTACTGTAACTATCGAGGACCTGTTGAAGCAGTCTCGGCTTACGCTGGATATCAACGGCGAACTCCTCAAGGTGCCGCTTGCGGCCGGCACGACCGAAGGCACGGTCATCCGGCTCAAGGAACAGGGGCACCGGATCAACGATCTCAAGCGCGGCGACGCGATGATCACGGTCCGGGTGGCACCCGGTGCGTTTCGCGTCGATGGATTTGACCTTCGGACCACGCTCCCGGTATCGATCGAAAACGCCGTTCTCGGCTGCGAGACGACGATTCCCGGACCGCACGGTGACGACCTTCCGGTGACGGTGCCGGCCTGGTCCAGTTCGGATCATGTCATCCATATCGACGACCATGGCCTTGCCGGCAGCGATGGCAAGCGCGGTAAACTGATCGTCGAAATCCGGCTTCTGCTGTGGGAAAGGCCGGACGACAAAATGATCGACCTGATGAGAAGCCTGCGCGAAGGGCTGTATCTGTAA
- a CDS encoding EAL domain-containing protein has product MRAGHIAHRIKTFADWARPSLFPAAIAATVIFVAGYAYEKQNERLNRSALHARVATELSLIGARIEGEINRNVTALQGVANLFATAPEQATAEFDLFARKLLVQNVQFRRISVAPGGVVAQTFPLRGNERYNGTDLNRFSSFRIATEKDRAFGRPVMLGPVQLPDGNSGFTLFMPVLGTDAGPFAFWGFVEGVIDERRLYSEAGLSGQANGARLERWSGGTSLKLSIRNVSVDDDSPEPFFGDSKIFDSAPVLRMVNFPGGSWELAAVPTSGWLAPSDSQAQIRLATVGVALIIILPIFLAGGLVGERQRHIAGLKARETQIRSLSQRLDLALEASKTGIWEIALSDRRREWDRQMHLLHGLPEAQAANEELWRAAVHPEDLTAAEAAIATAIEGQSGYWSQYRIVPPDGSIRHIRSVGSRLTIGGDEKLTGISWDVTEDVLLNERLKTAKEQSDRQKEALIKITQRLDMALGAYQCGLWEADLDEGLTLWDDRMHQLYGVPSTGKRVTHETWLNALHPDDRAEAETQATESIHAGTPYLRKSRVVHPDGAIRHIQSVGKFHVETDGRRKFVGLAFDITDDVLMTEQLKHAKKLADARNIELEQAKDRIEYNSLHDPLTGLGNRRKLDGHLDALAERSKSETIGIGILHIDLDRFKQINDTLGHAAGDALLVHAAQILRSSINEGDLVARIGGDEFVVVTDRDDQAHLSTLSQRVIGLMRQPVDYNGHMCRFGVSIGVAVANGRALDTRKLLVNADIALYRAKGLGRNRHEFFNSILEAEIVNSKRIADDILSGIENNEFIPHYQPQICARTLELAGAEALIRWRHPQDGLLKPDRFLKIAEDLNVMATLDRVMLEKALIDCSRWAAKGILMPKISVNVSARRLRDETLVDSLTGLSIMPGQISFELVESIFLDETDDVVLKNIERIKELGIDIEIDDFGTGHTSIVSLLKLRPKRLKIDRQLVAPILTSRHEQALVRSIIDIGKSLGIAIVAEGVETMAHAEMLSALGCDLLQGFAFAKPLPGKDFQAYALERGWKAVS; this is encoded by the coding sequence TTGCGGGCCGGGCATATAGCACACAGAATCAAGACCTTTGCCGATTGGGCCAGACCGTCCCTCTTTCCGGCCGCAATCGCGGCGACCGTAATATTCGTCGCCGGTTACGCCTACGAGAAGCAGAATGAACGCCTGAACCGAAGCGCGCTGCATGCGCGTGTCGCTACGGAGTTGAGTCTGATCGGCGCGCGGATCGAGGGCGAAATCAACAGGAACGTGACTGCACTGCAAGGGGTTGCGAACCTGTTCGCAACCGCACCGGAACAGGCGACGGCCGAATTCGACCTTTTTGCCCGTAAATTGCTCGTGCAGAATGTTCAGTTTCGCCGTATCTCCGTCGCGCCAGGCGGGGTCGTCGCTCAGACTTTTCCGCTCCGGGGAAACGAGCGATACAACGGTACCGACCTCAATCGCTTCAGTTCGTTTCGCATTGCGACAGAGAAGGACCGGGCCTTCGGCCGACCGGTCATGCTCGGCCCGGTGCAACTGCCCGACGGCAACAGTGGCTTCACGCTGTTCATGCCCGTGCTTGGCACCGACGCGGGGCCTTTTGCTTTCTGGGGCTTCGTCGAAGGCGTTATCGATGAGCGCAGGCTTTATTCCGAAGCCGGGCTGTCCGGTCAGGCAAACGGCGCCCGGCTCGAGCGATGGAGCGGCGGCACGAGCCTGAAGCTCTCGATCCGCAACGTCAGTGTTGACGACGACAGTCCGGAGCCATTTTTCGGCGATAGCAAGATATTCGACAGTGCGCCCGTCCTGCGCATGGTCAATTTCCCGGGCGGTTCCTGGGAGCTCGCCGCCGTGCCCACAAGTGGCTGGCTAGCACCATCGGACAGCCAGGCACAGATCCGCCTTGCCACTGTCGGTGTCGCCCTTATCATCATTCTCCCGATCTTTCTCGCCGGTGGCCTTGTTGGAGAGCGACAGAGGCATATCGCCGGCCTGAAGGCACGCGAGACACAGATCCGTTCGCTCTCGCAACGGCTCGACCTGGCATTGGAAGCGTCCAAGACCGGAATTTGGGAGATCGCACTTTCCGACCGCAGACGAGAGTGGGATCGCCAGATGCACCTCCTGCACGGCCTCCCCGAGGCGCAGGCAGCCAACGAAGAGCTGTGGCGGGCAGCTGTGCACCCCGAAGACCTCACGGCTGCTGAGGCAGCCATCGCAACCGCCATCGAAGGTCAGTCCGGCTACTGGTCACAATATCGCATCGTCCCGCCGGACGGTAGCATTCGCCACATCCGCAGCGTCGGCTCGCGCCTGACGATCGGCGGCGATGAAAAACTCACGGGCATAAGCTGGGACGTTACCGAAGACGTGCTCCTCAACGAGCGGCTGAAGACAGCCAAGGAGCAGTCCGACCGGCAGAAGGAAGCGTTGATCAAAATCACCCAGCGCCTGGACATGGCGCTCGGCGCCTACCAGTGCGGCCTCTGGGAGGCGGATCTCGATGAAGGGCTGACGCTCTGGGACGACCGCATGCACCAACTCTATGGTGTTCCCAGCACCGGCAAACGCGTCACCCACGAGACCTGGCTGAATGCGCTTCATCCCGACGACCGTGCGGAAGCCGAAACACAAGCGACCGAGAGCATCCATGCGGGAACGCCCTACCTGCGCAAGTCCCGCGTCGTGCACCCTGACGGAGCGATCCGGCATATCCAGTCGGTTGGCAAGTTTCACGTCGAAACGGACGGAAGGCGGAAATTTGTCGGCCTTGCCTTCGATATCACCGACGACGTGCTGATGACCGAGCAATTGAAGCACGCCAAGAAACTCGCTGATGCAAGGAACATCGAACTCGAGCAGGCCAAGGACCGCATCGAGTACAATTCCCTCCACGATCCGTTGACGGGCCTCGGCAACCGGCGAAAACTGGACGGCCATCTGGACGCATTGGCCGAGCGCAGCAAGTCCGAGACCATCGGCATCGGCATACTCCATATCGATCTCGACCGGTTCAAGCAGATCAACGACACGCTCGGCCACGCGGCCGGCGATGCGCTTCTTGTCCATGCCGCGCAAATCCTGCGCTCATCCATCAATGAGGGCGATCTGGTCGCCCGCATCGGCGGCGACGAGTTCGTTGTGGTTACCGACCGTGACGACCAGGCGCACCTTTCGACTTTGTCGCAACGCGTCATCGGCCTGATGCGCCAGCCTGTCGACTACAACGGCCACATGTGCCGCTTCGGCGTGAGCATCGGCGTGGCTGTCGCCAACGGCCGCGCGCTCGACACCCGCAAGCTGCTCGTCAATGCCGATATCGCGCTGTACCGAGCCAAGGGCCTTGGGCGCAACCGGCACGAATTCTTCAATTCGATTCTTGAGGCCGAGATCGTCAACAGCAAGCGAATTGCCGACGACATCCTGAGCGGCATCGAAAACAACGAGTTCATCCCCCACTACCAGCCGCAAATCTGTGCACGCACGCTGGAGCTTGCCGGCGCCGAAGCCCTGATCCGCTGGCGTCATCCGCAGGACGGACTTCTAAAGCCTGACCGGTTCCTGAAGATCGCCGAGGACCTGAACGTCATGGCGACACTGGACCGGGTGATGCTTGAAAAAGCGCTGATTGACTGCAGTCGGTGGGCTGCTAAGGGCATCCTCATGCCGAAGATCTCGGTCAATGTCTCGGCTCGACGGCTGCGCGACGAAACGCTTGTCGACAGCCTGACCGGATTGTCGATCATGCCGGGCCAGATCTCTTTCGAACTCGTGGAATCCATCTTCCTCGATGAGACCGACGATGTGGTGCTGAAAAATATCGAACGCATCAAGGAACTGGGCATCGACATCGAGATCGACGATTTCGGGACCGGGCACACCTCGATTGTCAGCTTGCTGAAACTGCGGCCGAAGCGGCTGAAAATCGACCGCCAGCTGGTGGCGCCGATCCTGACCTCGCGCCATGAGCAGGCGTTGGTGCGCTCGATCATCGATATCGGCAAGTCGCTCGGCATCGCAATCGTCGCCGAGGGTGTGGAGACGATGGCGCATGCGGAGATGCTGAGCGCGCTGGGGTGCGATCTTCTGCAGGGCTTTGCATTCGCCAAGCCACTGCCGGGCAAGGATTTCCAGGCCTACGCACTCGAACGTGGCTGGAAAGCGGTGTCCTAG
- a CDS encoding DUF937 domain-containing protein: MASNLVSYLMQFLTPDVIARLAAALGLDTDKVQRGVAAAVPAVLAGLAGVAAQPGGAQKVADAASQQSGVLDNLGGLLSGGNQSSLVQTGSQLLSSLLGGNTSGALANAIGSYSGLGQNAGGSLLGMLAPLVMGGIAKNVGSDLSANGIAGLLAGQKDNIAAAMPTGLKDLLGGTGVLDSLGGAARSASTAASDAAARAAASATTAARSATATAPTPTRSSNWLYWLLAALALLAILYYLFGRPAERTAEQTAPAPETPAQTETQPAQPTTPAPETQTQTQPATPAAPSLTIGGVDVGKQVTDAMRELETTLNGVTDAATAQAAVPKLQTATDAFDKVGGMLGQLSAEQKTMLSDLVKPGITSLNALFDKVLALPGVSDVLKPTIDTLKAKLAALAP, translated from the coding sequence ATGGCCAGCAATCTTGTTTCCTATCTCATGCAGTTCTTGACCCCCGACGTGATTGCGCGACTGGCTGCTGCGCTCGGTCTTGACACCGACAAGGTCCAGCGCGGCGTTGCCGCGGCCGTACCGGCGGTGCTGGCGGGATTGGCCGGTGTCGCGGCCCAGCCCGGTGGGGCACAGAAGGTAGCGGATGCTGCCAGCCAGCAAAGCGGCGTTCTCGACAACCTCGGCGGCCTGCTCTCCGGCGGAAACCAGTCATCGCTCGTGCAAACGGGTTCGCAATTGCTGTCCTCGCTCTTAGGTGGCAACACCAGCGGCGCGCTGGCGAACGCGATCGGCAGCTATTCCGGTCTTGGCCAGAATGCTGGCGGTTCCTTGCTCGGCATGTTGGCGCCGCTAGTCATGGGCGGGATTGCAAAGAACGTTGGCAGTGACCTTTCTGCGAACGGTATTGCCGGCTTGCTGGCCGGACAGAAGGACAACATTGCGGCCGCCATGCCGACAGGCTTGAAGGACTTGCTGGGTGGCACGGGAGTGCTCGACTCACTCGGTGGGGCAGCCCGTTCGGCCTCAACAGCCGCTAGCGACGCTGCGGCGCGTGCCGCTGCTTCGGCAACAACAGCCGCTCGGTCGGCCACAGCCACAGCGCCAACCCCCACGCGCAGCAGCAACTGGCTCTATTGGCTGTTGGCAGCACTCGCGCTCCTGGCGATCCTCTACTACCTGTTCGGCCGGCCGGCCGAACGCACGGCGGAACAGACCGCCCCGGCACCCGAGACCCCAGCTCAGACTGAGACGCAGCCCGCCCAGCCGACGACACCGGCACCTGAGACACAGACCCAAACTCAGCCTGCTACGCCCGCCGCTCCGTCGCTGACGATCGGTGGCGTCGACGTTGGCAAGCAGGTCACCGATGCCATGCGGGAGCTGGAGACGACCCTGAACGGCGTCACGGATGCCGCGACCGCGCAGGCTGCCGTGCCCAAGCTTCAAACCGCGACTGACGCGTTCGACAAAGTTGGCGGTATGCTGGGGCAGCTTTCGGCGGAGCAGAAGACCATGTTGTCGGACCTCGTCAAACCCGGAATCACGAGCCTCAACGCCTTGTTCGACAAGGTTCTGGCGCTCCCGGGTGTCTCTGACGTGCTGAAGCCGACGATCGACACCTTGAAGGCAAAGCTCGCCGCGCTGGCGCCTTGA